The Desulfarculaceae bacterium genome window below encodes:
- a CDS encoding DUF721 domain-containing protein produces the protein MLAGYTGAMVRDPVSIRDLLGGALPGALASRLPAPELLAAWREAVGPGIAKKALPVALEQGGVLVVAVSGAAWVQELTMLAPELCERLRGAGFAVASLKLVKAPAPPPPKPPPPPLPELEPGEEAEMEAGLAHIQDPELRAALASLGRASLRARKAPRK, from the coding sequence ATGCTCGCGGGCTATACTGGGGCCATGGTGCGCGATCCGGTGAGCATAAGAGATCTGTTGGGCGGGGCCCTGCCCGGGGCCTTGGCCTCGCGCCTGCCCGCGCCAGAGCTTTTGGCCGCCTGGCGCGAGGCCGTGGGGCCGGGCATCGCCAAGAAGGCCCTGCCCGTGGCCCTGGAGCAGGGCGGGGTGCTGGTGGTGGCGGTCAGCGGCGCGGCCTGGGTGCAGGAGCTGACCATGCTGGCCCCGGAGCTGTGCGAACGCCTGCGCGGGGCCGGTTTCGCGGTGGCCAGCCTCAAGCTGGTCAAGGCCCCCGCCCCGCCGCCGCCCAAGCCGCCCCCGCCGCCCCTGCCCGAGCTGGAGCCCGGCGAAGAGGCCGAGATGGAGGCCGGGCTGGCCCACATTCAAGACCCCGAGCTGCGCGCGGCCCTCGCGTCCCTGGGCCGGGCCAGCCTCAGAGCCCGCAAAGCTCCTCGTAAATAG
- a CDS encoding MFS transporter, protein MPANPRPSPYRWLVFAVLAAAYLLVYFHRTCPAVVASDLMRDLEAGATAVGLLGAAYFYPYAIMQIPAGLLSDSWGPRKTITVFFVLAGIGSIWLGLAGSIGPAIAARTLVGLGVAMVFVPTMKVLTHWFKRSEFAGMMGILMALGGVGAYSAAQPLAWLSVALGWRGSFILIGAVTLALAVIIWVVVRNRPEDKGLPPIIDAADGPSGVAAIPLGKGMKMVLGNGRFWAVAIWFFFSLGVFFSMGGLWGGPYLMQVYGLTKPQAGALLSMIAVGMIIGSPLISWFSDKVMVSRKKVLIIATTLHLLLLLVLWLEPAGMNLGLLYLWFFLFSVCSSAIVVVAFTTTKELFPVAIAGTSTGLVNLFPFFGGAVMQPVSGWLLSLQGGPQGPYTPAMYGNLFLFWAACVVVALVAVCLAQDTLPGRKGKAA, encoded by the coding sequence ATGCCCGCCAACCCTCGCCCCTCGCCCTATCGCTGGCTGGTCTTCGCGGTGCTGGCCGCGGCCTACCTTCTGGTCTACTTCCACCGCACCTGCCCGGCGGTGGTGGCCTCGGACCTGATGCGCGACCTTGAGGCCGGGGCCACGGCGGTGGGCCTCTTAGGCGCGGCCTACTTCTACCCCTACGCCATCATGCAGATACCAGCCGGGCTGCTCTCGGACTCCTGGGGCCCGCGCAAGACCATTACCGTGTTCTTCGTGCTGGCGGGCATCGGCTCCATCTGGCTGGGCCTGGCCGGCTCCATCGGCCCGGCCATCGCCGCCCGCACCCTGGTGGGGCTGGGGGTGGCCATGGTCTTCGTACCCACCATGAAGGTGCTCACCCACTGGTTCAAGCGGAGCGAGTTCGCGGGCATGATGGGCATCCTCATGGCCTTAGGGGGAGTGGGGGCCTACAGCGCGGCCCAGCCCCTGGCTTGGCTCAGCGTGGCCCTGGGCTGGCGGGGCAGCTTCATCCTCATCGGCGCGGTCACCCTGGCCCTGGCCGTAATCATCTGGGTGGTGGTGCGCAACCGGCCCGAGGACAAGGGCCTGCCCCCCATTATCGACGCGGCCGACGGCCCCAGCGGCGTGGCGGCCATTCCCCTGGGCAAGGGCATGAAGATGGTCCTGGGCAACGGCCGTTTCTGGGCGGTGGCCATCTGGTTCTTCTTCAGCCTGGGGGTGTTCTTCTCCATGGGCGGCCTGTGGGGCGGGCCCTATCTCATGCAGGTCTACGGCCTCACCAAGCCCCAGGCCGGGGCCCTGCTGTCCATGATCGCGGTGGGCATGATCATCGGCAGCCCGCTCATCTCCTGGTTCTCGGACAAGGTGATGGTCTCGCGCAAAAAGGTGCTCATCATCGCCACCACCCTGCACCTGCTGCTGCTCCTGGTGCTCTGGCTGGAGCCCGCGGGCATGAACCTGGGCCTGTTGTATTTGTGGTTCTTCCTGTTCAGCGTGTGCTCCAGCGCCATCGTGGTGGTGGCTTTCACCACCACCAAGGAGCTGTTCCCCGTGGCCATCGCGGGCACCTCCACCGGCCTGGTCAATTTGTTCCCCTTCTTCGGCGGGGCGGTGATGCAGCCGGTGAGCGGCTGGCTGCTCAGCCTGCAAGGCGGCC